One Ogataea parapolymorpha DL-1 chromosome VI, whole genome shotgun sequence DNA window includes the following coding sequences:
- a CDS encoding Mitochondrial 2-oxodicarboxylate carrier 2, producing MSDQRPLPFAYQFLAGAIAGVSEILVMYPLDVVKTRIQLQVGTGGKGEYTGIIDCLTKIVKNEGPSRLYRGITAPILMEAPKRATKFAANDEWGKVYKRAFGVSQMTQPLSILTGATAGATESFVVVPFELVKIRLQDKTSKYNGMGDVVRQIIKKEGVLALYNGLEATMWRHIVWNAGYFGVIFQVRSLLPEAKNPTQKTTNDLISGAIGGTVGTLLNTPFDVVKSRIQNTPVVEGVVRKYNWTLPSLALVMKEEGFRALYKGFLPKVLRLGPGGGILLVVFTQTMDFFRGIYYKD from the coding sequence atGTCTGATCAACGGCCGTTGCCATTTGCCTATCAATTTCTTGCCGGTGCCATTGCTGGTGTCTCTGAGATTCTGGTCATGTACCCATTGGATGTGGTCAAGACCAGAATCCAACTTCAGGTGGGTACTGGTGGTAAAGGAGAATATACGGGTATTATCGACTGTCTGACAAAAATCGTCAAGAACGAAGGACCTTCGAGACTTTACCGTGGTATCACTGCCCCAATTCTGATGGAGGCCCCAAAGAGAGCCACCAAATTTGCCGCCAACGACGAATGGGGTAAAGTTTACAAGCGTGCTTTCGGTGTGAGCCAGATGACCCAACCTTTGTCTATCTTGACCGGTGCCACTGCTGGTGCGACTGAGTCGTTTGTTGTGGTCCCATtcgagctggtgaaaatCAGATTGCAGGATAAGACCTCGAAGTACAATGGTATGGGCGATGTGGTGAGACAGATTATTAAGAAAGAAGGTGTTCTGGCCCTCTACAACGGATTGGAAGCTACTATGTGGAGACACATTGTTTGGAATGCTGGTTATTTCGGTGTCATTTTCCAAGTCAGATCTCTTCTACCAGAGGCTAAGAATCCTACCCAGAAGACAACAAACGACCTGATTTCTGGAGCCATTGGTGGAACTGTGGGTACGTTGTTGAACACTCCATTTGATGTTGTCAAGTCAAGAATCCAGAACACTCCAGTTGTTGAAGGTGTTGTTAGAAAGTATAACTGGACTCTTCCATCTCTGGCTTTGGTCATGAAAGAGGAAGGTTTCAGGGCTCTGTACAAGGGATTCTTGCCAAAAGTTCTTAGATTAGGTCCTGGAGGAGGAATTCTGCTGGTCGTTTTCACTCAAACCATGGACTTCTTCAGAGGTATCTATTATAAAGATTGA
- a CDS encoding pH-response regulator protein palF/RIM8 gives MRRAVNQLLPHKSSRILGGPLQPKNAVKEFYIVLDNPHKLYRPGEELSGQIILILKKNVMNLMISLSLEGHIKVNSTSPLRSDKKQSLFNHKILLYGDTEETALTFGEHRFPFIIKLPKRNAYTSISFEKGEIKYGLKCTIVERDNPDVVLATSEKMFSIVKPINLTLLPEPQPKILRFKTTKGKLNKTLSSISSTSSLASSESMEDNLDSYVQIKMNISSMGYLRGESIPVRLNVKCHKKIANTEGIIVTLIRICRLDLGQDYEIQSYRKDLSQSIVPLIVDPVTLTSDISTSLRVPVDCFPTITANMVSFQYYIEVLVNLSNSKIRATQVGFMDDEIIQKDTSNNIYNVDRLKRTKNVLTLNSEIVIGTERKSRVRRKSRRSSVPQTPCTSIDSPLSPQDTSPPSSSLQYSAIPESSSANEKEVLRLREQALMPSEPPTELNDLDYARPPSELPPMPTPGPSDGHTGEQFNVLLDDDTEYATVPIYTEPWSED, from the coding sequence ATGCGAAGGGCCGtgaatcagcttctccCGCATAAATCCTCGCGTATTCTGGGCGGGCCGCTTCAGCCTAAAAATGCTGTGAAGGAGTTCTATATTGTTCTCGACAATCCCCACAAATTATACCGACCGGGGGAGGAGTTGAGTGGACAGATTATTTTAATACTGAAGAAGAATGtgatgaatttgatgatcAGTCTTTCTTTGGAGGGCCATATCAAGGTGAACTCCACATCGCCACTGCGTTCGGATAAAAAACAAAGTTTGTTCAATCACAAAATCCTTCTTTACGGCGATACTGAGGAGACCGCGCTCACGTTTGGAGAACATCGGTTTCCGTTTATTATCAAGCTGCCCAAGCGGAACGCGTACACCAGCATTTCGTTCGAGAAGGGCGAAATTAAATACGGTCTGAAATGCACCATTGTTGAGCGAGATAACCCAGACGTCGTACTGGCAACGTCTGAAAAGATGTTTAGTATTGTCAAGCCCATCAACCTTACGCTTTTGCCCGAACCTCAGCCCAAGATTCTCAGATTCAAGACCACAAAAGGTAAACTGAACAAAACTCTGTCGTCAATatcgtccacgtcgtcgcTTGCTTCGTCGGAATCCATGGAAGACAATCTCGACAGCTACGTCCAAATTAAGATGAACATCTCGTCAATGGGGTATTTGCGCGGCGAATCAATACCCGTTCGTTTGAACGTGAAGTGTCACAAGAAGATAGCCAACACAGAGGGAATAATAGTCACCTTGATCAGAATTTGCCGACTGGATCTGGGCCAAGACTATGAGATTCAATCGTACAGAAAAGATCTCAGCCAGTCCATAGTCCCGCTCATTGTCGACCCTGTCACGCTGACAAGCGATATTTCGACGAGTCTGAGGGTCCCAGTCGATTGTTTTCCGACCATTACCGCAAATATGGTGAGTTTCCAGTATTACATCGAGGTCCTGGTAAACCTTTCAAATTCCAAGATACGAGCCACCCAGGTAGGGTTtatggacgacgagattaTCCAGAAGGACACGTCCAACAACATCTACAACGTGGACAGGCTGAAGCGAACGAAAAACGTGCTTACACTCAATTCCGAGATTGTCATTGGCACAGAACGAAAGTCGAGGGTGCGCAGAAAGAGCCGTCGTTCTTCTGTTCCACAGACGCCATGTACGTCTATAGATTCGCCGCTTTCTCCGCAGGACACCAGTCCACCTTCGTCATCGCTACAATACTCCGCAATCCCAGAAAGTTCTTCGGCCAACGAAAAAGAGGTGCTTCGGCTGCGTGAGCAGGCATTGATGCCCAGTGAGCCCCCAACAGAGCTCAATGATCTGGACTATGCCCGCCCTCCGTCAGAATTGCCACCAATGCCTACCCCAGGGCCATCGGACGGCCACACTGGGGAACAATTCAATGTActtctggacgacgacaccgAATACGCCACAGTACCGATATATACCGAGCCATGGAGCGAGGATTGA
- a CDS encoding Cytochrome c oxidase assembly protein COX11, mitochondrial yields the protein MIRLHKIGCRFFSTTARLLAEAPQPKKELPRLSMEEYKALRDQYYNTKNKQRGQTVTNYSLSLFLGFLTLSFASVPLYRVVCQKTGWGGTPMTDSSKITPDKLVPVDTDRKIRVSFTAETSRLLPWKFVPQQREVYLVPGETALAFYKAKNTSDKDITGMATYSVTPDHIAPYFNKIQCFCFEEQRLNAGEEVDMPLFFFIDPEYSQDPSMRNVEDVVLHYTFFKATHDASHEQILAEAQRKRDQEQNESHKD from the coding sequence ATGATTCGACTTCATAAAATAGGGTGCCGTTTCTTCTCGACCACTGCCCGCTTGCTTGCAGAAGCGCCGCAGCCTAAGAAAGAGCTTCCTCGGTTGTCCATGGAGGAGTACAAGGCGCTGCGCGATCAGTATTACAATACCAAGAATAAACAGAGAGGCCAAACGGTGACCAATTACTCACTCTCGCTCTTCCTCGGTTTCCTGACCCTTTCTTTTGCCTCTGTGCCCCTGTACCGTGTTGTTTGTCAGAAAACTGGCTGGGGTGGAACCCCAATGACCGACTCCTCCAAGATCACCCCGGACAAGTTAGTCCCCGTGGATACTGATCGAAAAATAAGAGTCTCGTTCACAGCAGAGACGTCTCGTCTGTTGCCGTGGAAGTTTGTTCCTCAGCAGAGGGAAGTGTATTTGGTTCCCGGAGAGACCGCGTTAGCTTTCTACAAGGCGAAAAACACTTCAGACAAGGATATCACAGGTATGGCAACCTACAGTGTGACGCCAGACCATATTGCACCATACTTCAACAAGATACAATGTTTCTGTTTCGAGGAGCAGAGGTTAAATGCTGGggaggaggtggacatgccgctgtttttcttcattgACCCTGAGTACTCACAGGATCCGTCCATGAGAAACGTGGAGGATGTTGTTCTACACTATacatttttcaaagctaCCCACGATGCATCCCATGAGCAAATTCTAGCCGAAGCTCAAAGAAAGAGGgatcaagaacaaaacGAGTCCCATAAAGATTGA
- a CDS encoding Sorbitol dehydrogenase 2 gives MDNPSAVLTKIGEIVIEDRPIPQIKDPHYVKIAIKYTGLCGSDVHYYQHGRVGSFIVEKPMVLGHESSGVIVDVGSEVKTLKVGDRVACEPGIPSRYSYEYKSGNYNLCPEMAFAATPPYDGTLCRYYLLPEDFCVKLPENVSLEEGALVEPLSVATHATRLAKLTVGDNLVVFGAGPIGLLCAAVGRAFGASKVCIVDIVSEKLDFAVSKGFATHSINSKDKSFEEILEFIQNSWDGERPSVAMDATGNQFCIANAIRLLEKKGRYVQVGMGRPTMDGFPIAEVAERELLITGVFRYTVDDYKIAVSLIASSKVNVKPLITHRFKFEDVKKAYDFSKEGKSIKIMISGPE, from the coding sequence ATGGACAATCCTTCTGCTGTTCTTACGAAAATTGGTGAAATTGTTATCGAGGATAGACCAATTCCTCAAATCAAAGATCCTCATTATGTCAAGATTGCCATAAAGTATACTGGACTTTGTGGTTCCGACGTTCACTATTACCAGCACGGCCGCGTTGGCTCTTTCATCGTGGAGAAACCAATGGTGTTGGGACATGAGTCGTCCGGTGTTATTGTAGACGTTGGTTCTGAAGTCAAAACTCTGAAGGTCGGTGACAGGGTTGCCTGCGAGCCGGGCATTCCTTCCAGATACTCTTATGAATACAAGAGCGGAAACTACAATTTGTGTCCGGAGATGGCTTTCGCTGCAACTCCTCCTTACGATGGAACTCTTTGCAGATACTATCTTCTCCCTGAGGACTTTTGTGTCAAACTGCCTGAAAACGTCTCATTGGAGGAAGGCGCGTTGGTTGAGCCCCTTTCTGTTGCCACTCATGCCACTAGGCTGGCCAAATTGACGGTTGGTGACAACCTGGTTGTCTTTGGTGCCGGTCCAATTGGATTGCTCTGTGCTGCTGTTGGACGGGCATTTGGTGCTAGCAAGGTGTGCATTGTTGACATTGTCAGtgagaagcttgattttgccGTTTCCAAAGGTTTTGCTACCCACTCCATCAATTCCAAAGATAAAAGTTTTgaggagattttggagttcATCCAAAATTCCTGGGACGGCGAACGCCCATCAGTGGCCATGGATGCTACCGGAAACCAGTTCTGCATTGCAAATGCCATAAGattgctggagaaaaagggAAGATACGTCCAAGTTGGTATGGGAAGACCAACCATGGATGGATTCCCTATTGCTGAGGTTGCAGAGAGAGAACTGCTGATTACTGGGGTCTTCAGATACACTGTTGATGACTACAAGATTGCTGTCAGCTTAATTGCCTCCTCGAAAGTGAACGTGAAGCCTTTGATCACCCATAGATTCAAGTTCGAGGACGTCAAAAAAGCTTACGACTTTAGCAAGGAAGGTAAGTCCATTAAAATTATGATTTCAGGTCCTGAATAA